The segment GCAAGCGCGGCCAGACTGGGATTGTCCGGATCGGCGTCGCGCAGGGTCAGCCCCACTTCGTTGAACCGGCCGAAGGCCAGTTCTTTTTTTCCGTCCGGCGCGGTCAGGGGCAGGTCGCGGATGGCCGCGTTCGTGTCCCCCCCTGCGGGTACGGTCAGGGGCGCGGTTTCGAGCACGCGGGAATACTTGATTTTCTTGACGCCGATTTTGACCCGCACCGTGCCGTCGACCGGCCCCTTGCCGCCGAAAATGTCGCCGGGCAGGCGCACCGGGGCGCGCTGGGGGCTGGGATCGAGGTCCAGGGCCCCCGCCGGGGCGACCCGGATGGTCGCCAAGGCGATCAGGACGACCCAGGTGGCGGCGAGGAGGCGGACGGCGGCGTAAAAACTACGGCGCGGGAGCATTGTCGCCTCCCGTGGCCGGTGTCGGGGCCAGAGCCGGATTCTCGGTCGCTTCCCGGTGGCGGCGTGAGCGCCTGTGTTCCTTGACCGGCTGCGTATCCGTGGCCGGCGTTTCCGGGGTGACGGAACCGGCGGCGTCGGGCTGTGCAGCGCTTGGCGTTTCCCCGGCCGGCTTGGCCTTTTTACGGGGATACTGGGTCGGGAAGCGGTCGAGCACTTCCACTTCCACCTCTTCATGCGGGCTTGCGGGCGCGACGGTCGCCGGAGCCGGCGTCGCGGCCGGCCCGCCCGGTGCGGCGGGCGTCGGGGGCGTGGCGGACGGCGTTTTGTCCGGCCGGCGCCGCTTCGGGCGCTGCGGCCCCGGGCGCGGCATTCGGCGCTTGCGACGTCTGGCCGTCCGGGGACATCGGGGCTGTGCCGGGCGCGGCGGGAGCCTCCCCTTCCGGTTGCGTCTGGGCCGCCGGAGCGGGCGCGGGCTTGGGCTGGGGGCGGCGCAGGATCAGGAAGCCGCCCTGGTCGTAGACGGTCTCGAGCTGCGCCTTGGCCCGGTCGACCAGTTCGGAAAATTCCCTGGCCACTTCTTTGTCCCGGCAGGCCCCGTTTTGGAATTCGCAGCCCTTGTCCAGCACGAACCACGGCCGGGTCAGGTCGAGCAGCACGTACTGCGCCTGCCAGGAGCGCACGGGCAGGTCGGTTTTGCCGGTGCGCACGAATTTCCAGAAATCGCCGAAGCTGGCCTTGGACAGGTCGCGCACGGGATGGGGCGTAAAAACGCCCAGGGGAAAGCTGTTGTAGTCGAGCCGCTCGGCCAGCGCGCCCCAATTGAGCGTGTTTTGGGCCACCACCGGCAGGTCCGGGTCGCGCGGCACGGCTTTCAGGATCTCGGCCAGGATGGCGGCGTCGCGGGCCGTGGGTTCATAGGCCTCCATGGAGAAGGCGAAATTGTCCGTGGTCAAAAAAAGGCGCGACACGGGCGAGGGGGCCAAAAGCACGTGCCCCACAGCCAGGGCCGTAAAAAGCGCCAATCCGGAATAGTGCGCGCCGATGCCCGATTGCCGGGCCAGGATGCGCACCGGCCCGAGCACCTCGCAAAAGGCGAAGAAAAGTACTCCGGCCGCGCCGGCGGTGTAGTGGTTGGCCCAGCCGTAATAATTGGGTTGGGTGGACAGCAGGGCCAGGGCCAGGGCCGGCACGGCCGGCAGCAGGAGCTTGGGCCGGAAAAGCGGGAAAAAGAGCAGCGCCCCGAACAGGAACCCCAGGTATTTCCATTTGCCGGCCACGCCGAACATCTCGTCGAGCACGGTCAGCGGATGCAGCAGGCAGGTGGCGAGCGCCGTGCCCGGACCCCCGCCGAGCCAGGCATAGCCGCCGCTTGCGGCGCCGAGGCCGCCGTCGGCCGTGCAGTAGGGCACGATCCAGGCCGTGGCGACGTAGAAATACAGCGCGCCAAGGAGCATGAGCCCCCAGCCCGCCTTGCGCTCCTCGGCCACGAAGGCCAGATACGCGCCGCAAAATATCGTGGTCAGGGCATACGGTTCCTTCACCAGGCAGGGGAGCAGGCCCAGCACGAAGGCCAGGCGCGTCCGGCCCGACGTGGCGGCGACCAGGAAGGCGAAAAGGATCGGAATGAGCAGGTGGTCCAGGTGGAAATCGAACAGGGCGTTGGTCCAGACCGGAAAATAGAGGGCATAGGCCAGGGCGGCCAGCATGCCGTAACGTCTGGCGGCCATAAGCGCGGGCAGGGCCAGGACCAGGCCCTGGACGGTGAGAAGCACCAGCGGCGCGGCCTGGTCGGGCACGAGCCGGTAGACCTGGGCATACAGCGGCAAAAGCGGCTGGGCATGGCCGAGAAAGGCCCGCCACCACTCGCCGTAGCGGTGCAGGGAATAGAGGTTGGACAAAAA is part of the Solidesulfovibrio fructosivorans JJ] genome and harbors:
- a CDS encoding DUF2079 domain-containing protein, producing MTNLHAPATLPVPVSRGFGGAVFLGLFAVLALMACFKYLALHSTVFDLGVFLSNLYSLHRYGEWWRAFLGHAQPLLPLYAQVYRLVPDQAAPLVLLTVQGLVLALPALMAARRYGMLAALAYALYFPVWTNALFDFHLDHLLIPILFAFLVAATSGRTRLAFVLGLLPCLVKEPYALTTIFCGAYLAFVAEERKAGWGLMLLGALYFYVATAWIVPYCTADGGLGAASGGYAWLGGGPGTALATCLLHPLTVLDEMFGVAGKWKYLGFLFGALLFFPLFRPKLLLPAVPALALALLSTQPNYYGWANHYTAGAAGVLFFAFCEVLGPVRILARQSGIGAHYSGLALFTALAVGHVLLAPSPVSRLFLTTDNFAFSMEAYEPTARDAAILAEILKAVPRDPDLPVVAQNTLNWGALAERLDYNSFPLGVFTPHPVRDLSKASFGDFWKFVRTGKTDLPVRSWQAQYVLLDLTRPWFVLDKGCEFQNGACRDKEVAREFSELVDRAKAQLETVYDQGGFLILRRPQPKPAPAPAAQTQPEGEAPAAPGTAPMSPDGQTSQAPNAAPGAAAPEAAPAGQNAVRHAPDARRTGRAGRDAGSGDRRARKPA